Proteins from one Bacteroides mediterraneensis genomic window:
- a CDS encoding polysaccharide biosynthesis/export family protein has translation MRKQSFLWASLFALLLLTSCASRKNFVYLQDMEMGLKYPIENKYEAVIHRDDRLSITVSCKNPELAIPFNIYDGTFRVGADGNVTSDATSKVNEKGYRVDVDGNIDFPILGKLHIEGMKVSEVRDLIKEKIEEGEYMKDPLVSIEFLNFKYTVLGAVGGNGTYTVDGDRVTLLEAIAKAGDLTAKARIDRVAVIREVDGNRQMFMHDLRSKDIFDSPCFYLQQNDIVYVEPKYKKKDNEDRGWQIGTTLLSVVTAVCSLLWVLK, from the coding sequence ATGAGAAAACAATCGTTTTTATGGGCAAGCTTGTTTGCCCTGCTACTGTTGACTTCCTGCGCTTCACGCAAGAATTTTGTGTATTTGCAGGATATGGAGATGGGACTGAAATATCCCATCGAAAACAAATATGAGGCTGTGATTCACCGGGACGACCGGTTGAGTATCACGGTCAGTTGCAAGAACCCGGAACTGGCCATCCCGTTCAACATCTACGACGGAACGTTCCGTGTAGGGGCAGACGGAAATGTGACATCGGATGCCACGAGCAAGGTCAATGAAAAAGGCTACCGGGTGGATGTGGACGGAAACATCGATTTCCCGATTCTGGGCAAGTTGCACATCGAAGGCATGAAGGTGAGCGAGGTGCGCGATTTGATTAAGGAAAAGATAGAAGAGGGAGAATACATGAAAGACCCGTTGGTTTCCATCGAATTCCTGAACTTCAAGTACACCGTGCTGGGAGCTGTGGGAGGTAACGGTACTTACACGGTAGACGGCGACCGGGTGACACTGCTGGAAGCCATTGCCAAGGCGGGCGACCTGACGGCCAAGGCGAGAATAGACCGGGTGGCCGTGATTCGCGAGGTAGACGGCAATCGGCAGATGTTCATGCACGACCTGCGCAGCAAGGACATCTTCGACTCCCCCTGCTTCTACCTCCAGCAGAACGACATCGTGTATGTAGAGCCCAAGTACAAGAAGAAAGACAACGAAGACCGCGGCTGGCAGATTGGTACCACCCTGCTGTCTGTGGTTACGGCAGTATGTTCTCTGCTGTGGGTACTCAAATAA
- a CDS encoding phosphoenolpyruvate carboxykinase codes for MRIKYNFSVAGFTLQISLPQGWNVDALLPSFRAFRCPDEAEETEKLLTCTVYAAAERPSGVLPGTLLESTVSDMGYVSLYKYDKEAEGYCVTLSAEQKGRLHVMQADVFFSTVQVYLYENERLAGHALSSLLRIAYSQAVLYRGGISLHASAVFCGNRAFLFMGRSGTGKSTHAALWMKYVPGVELLNDDNPTLRMIQGKAYTYGTPWSGKTPCYKPLCFPLGGMVRLKQAPANRFYRQTEVDAFAAILPGCSVIRQDVALRSCLYDTLVQLAEQVPVGILECRPDEEAALMCHRALSPSDQ; via the coding sequence ATGAGGATAAAATATAATTTTTCGGTAGCAGGTTTCACATTGCAAATCAGCCTGCCTCAGGGATGGAATGTAGATGCCTTGCTGCCCTCTTTCCGCGCTTTCCGTTGCCCGGATGAGGCGGAAGAGACAGAAAAACTGCTGACGTGTACGGTGTATGCGGCGGCGGAAAGACCCTCCGGTGTGCTTCCCGGCACTTTGCTGGAAAGTACGGTCAGCGATATGGGCTATGTGAGTTTGTATAAATATGATAAGGAAGCTGAGGGGTATTGTGTCACCCTTTCCGCGGAACAAAAAGGAAGATTGCATGTCATGCAGGCCGACGTTTTCTTTTCTACTGTCCAGGTATATTTGTATGAAAACGAGAGGCTGGCAGGGCATGCATTGTCTTCCTTACTTCGGATTGCCTATTCGCAGGCGGTGCTTTACCGTGGGGGAATTTCCCTCCATGCTTCGGCGGTCTTTTGTGGAAACCGGGCTTTCCTTTTCATGGGCAGAAGCGGGACCGGCAAAAGCACACATGCGGCACTGTGGATGAAGTATGTGCCTGGAGTGGAACTGCTGAACGACGACAACCCCACCCTGCGTATGATTCAGGGAAAGGCATATACTTACGGCACTCCGTGGAGTGGCAAGACTCCCTGCTACAAGCCGCTTTGTTTTCCCTTGGGGGGAATGGTGCGTCTGAAGCAGGCTCCGGCCAACCGGTTTTACCGGCAGACGGAGGTGGATGCTTTTGCGGCCATCCTTCCCGGCTGTTCGGTCATCCGTCAGGATGTGGCTTTGCGTTCGTGCCTGTACGACACACTGGTCCAGCTGGCCGAACAGGTTCCGGTCGGGATACTGGAATGCAGACCCGATGAAGAGGCGGCTCTGATGTGCCACCGTGCCTTGTCACCGTCCGACCAATGA
- a CDS encoding nucleotidyltransferase family protein, translating into MEKIHAALLVLLRAGLWERGVEDASCFPLTEAEWQKVYLLSRQQTVTGIVFQGVLSLSEDLLPSEPLLVRWMAETDAIERKNRRMNEVLVSLVKMFTSIGVRPVLQKGQGVASLYEKPLWRECGDIDFYFESRQDFERASYFVRRCKLQEEKMPDQSIAYTWKGVAIEHHTRLLDLHNPFLRHYAGQLVPRYGYSHVSLGNEDGTEITVPSPVLNLLLQSLHILKHALGWGIGLRQLCDLARTCYTLHQEVDAVEVKRISLHLGLGRWHSLLHACLVNHLGLPVECLPYPDRASEASPLLDIIWRGGNFGQYNAGNLRPVVPSWKRKWQTACAFRRNMGFAFRYAPKESFWIVSSLLKGQFK; encoded by the coding sequence GTGGAGAAGATACATGCGGCATTGCTGGTGCTGTTGAGAGCCGGTTTGTGGGAGCGTGGAGTGGAAGATGCTTCCTGTTTCCCGCTCACAGAAGCGGAGTGGCAAAAGGTTTATCTGTTGTCACGGCAGCAGACGGTGACCGGAATCGTGTTTCAGGGGGTGTTGTCTTTGAGCGAGGACCTGCTGCCTTCGGAGCCGTTGCTCGTGCGCTGGATGGCGGAGACGGATGCCATCGAGCGGAAGAACCGCCGGATGAATGAGGTGCTGGTGTCGCTGGTGAAGATGTTTACATCCATTGGTGTGCGCCCTGTGTTGCAGAAAGGACAAGGCGTGGCTTCGTTGTATGAAAAACCGTTGTGGCGGGAATGCGGCGACATTGATTTTTATTTTGAAAGCCGGCAGGACTTTGAGCGGGCTTCTTATTTCGTGCGCCGCTGCAAGTTGCAGGAAGAAAAAATGCCCGACCAGAGCATTGCCTATACCTGGAAAGGCGTGGCGATAGAGCATCACACCCGGTTGCTGGATTTACACAATCCTTTTCTGCGGCATTATGCTGGTCAGCTGGTACCTCGGTACGGCTACAGCCACGTTTCTTTGGGAAATGAGGACGGGACTGAAATCACGGTGCCTTCTCCGGTACTGAATCTGTTGTTGCAGAGCCTGCATATCTTGAAACATGCTCTTGGATGGGGCATCGGGTTGCGGCAGTTGTGCGACCTGGCCCGTACCTGCTACACCTTGCATCAGGAAGTCGATGCCGTGGAAGTGAAAAGAATCAGTCTTCACCTGGGACTGGGACGCTGGCACAGCCTGTTGCATGCCTGCCTGGTGAATCATCTCGGACTGCCGGTGGAATGTCTGCCTTATCCGGACAGGGCTTCCGAGGCTTCTCCCTTGCTCGATATAATCTGGCGGGGAGGCAATTTCGGCCAGTACAATGCCGGCAATCTGCGCCCGGTGGTTCCATCGTGGAAACGGAAGTGGCAGACGGCATGCGCTTTTCGGAGAAATATGGGGTTTGCGTTCCGCTATGCCCCGAAAGAAAGTTTCTGGATTGTATCCAGTCTGTTGAAAGGACAATTCAAATGA
- a CDS encoding CotH kinase family protein yields the protein MKHRLKFYSIAVCCVGALTACQEEAFEQVTSQGNVTILARMSGGMSTRTCVDPNSPADEVGILWLPKDAIGVFGSNGTKNALFQSTNTTNVAEAQFTGTMAGGEIPTVAYYPYSVDNNSGDVTALKGNLKLTQTFDMTTGKLEGDYKVGTPTFQGSDGTYEFEFEHLFSLLKFDIDATGTALEGDQLEQIVLTLPEERRLGGEFTFDATTKGVTWTGNATGANELTMVWSDKPALTDGKSYTGYITCAPNIHKGDAIKITILTQKFKAEFTREALVDFAVNTCYTFPLSLENFKNDMEVTNRPVIASFSFEVGNNKGKILDKKLVFSNGSTRPEESSGETLNVDGDVISGCIPYLYDFKLKPTFEVAEGVIVTVDGEVQTSGVTEQDFSKLVTYTVSDGTDSQDYTVTVTNTGLPVVVLTQSGDGSVSWPEAGLNVRSKESDWVDTDVFSVYNADGTENVAPRACGFRLRGNTSQEFPKLPFAVKLDKKCEVLGMPEHKRWVLLANWMDRTMLRNAVTFDIAHRTADAAADGLGWNPRGTSVELVINGRHVGNYYLCEQIKIDGDRVDIQDCYEDVVDGGNANPSVGECGYLLEFDDAMDEANNFRTDRGLPCMFKDEVPPSSIYYNYVKEKVEGIEANLESGNYTEAYKDLDISSVIDYFFVQELVLNDEYRHPKSVYMYIDGEGKLTAGPVWDFDWQTFVDYDRVEALRKQYGNTRSCRKLDEWLYGASKLSSWGNYENDQPYMWYPLLFKDASFRQQVQQRWQVIYPALLEVTSTIDKLAVQNRTSDKYNTTIWSMMEVKANANWMTTWVAFNGDDDLSFEDAMELMKQTYLTRLNWMNTSITSGSFVTDAE from the coding sequence ATGAAGCACAGACTGAAGTTTTATAGTATTGCTGTTTGTTGTGTGGGAGCTTTGACAGCCTGTCAGGAAGAGGCTTTTGAACAGGTCACTTCCCAAGGCAATGTCACCATTCTGGCCCGGATGAGCGGAGGAATGTCGACACGTACTTGTGTCGACCCGAATTCGCCTGCGGACGAGGTCGGTATTCTGTGGTTGCCGAAAGATGCTATCGGTGTGTTCGGTTCGAACGGTACAAAGAATGCCTTGTTTCAGTCTACAAACACCACGAATGTGGCGGAAGCACAGTTCACCGGCACAATGGCCGGGGGAGAGATACCTACTGTGGCTTATTATCCTTATAGCGTAGATAATAATTCGGGCGATGTGACAGCTTTGAAAGGAAACTTGAAACTGACGCAGACGTTCGACATGACGACTGGTAAGCTGGAAGGTGATTACAAAGTGGGTACGCCTACCTTTCAAGGTTCCGATGGCACGTACGAATTTGAGTTCGAACATCTGTTCTCACTCTTGAAGTTCGACATCGATGCCACCGGCACGGCTTTGGAAGGTGACCAATTGGAACAGATTGTGCTGACCTTGCCCGAGGAACGTCGGTTGGGTGGTGAGTTCACTTTCGATGCCACCACTAAAGGCGTGACCTGGACCGGCAACGCGACAGGAGCCAATGAACTGACGATGGTGTGGAGTGACAAACCCGCTCTTACTGACGGAAAGTCTTATACCGGTTATATCACTTGTGCGCCGAACATCCATAAGGGTGATGCAATCAAGATTACCATTCTGACTCAGAAGTTCAAGGCCGAGTTTACCCGTGAGGCGTTGGTTGACTTTGCGGTCAATACCTGCTATACGTTCCCGCTTTCTTTGGAGAACTTTAAGAATGACATGGAGGTGACCAACCGTCCGGTCATAGCTTCCTTCTCTTTTGAAGTAGGGAATAATAAGGGTAAGATTCTGGATAAGAAACTGGTCTTCAGTAACGGTTCGACCCGTCCGGAAGAAAGTTCCGGTGAAACGCTGAATGTGGACGGTGATGTGATTTCCGGTTGCATCCCTTATCTGTACGATTTTAAGTTGAAGCCTACCTTTGAGGTGGCCGAAGGCGTTATCGTGACCGTCGATGGGGAGGTGCAAACAAGTGGAGTGACTGAGCAGGATTTCAGCAAGCTGGTAACTTATACCGTATCCGACGGGACAGATAGCCAGGATTATACAGTGACAGTGACCAATACGGGTTTGCCTGTGGTGGTACTGACCCAAAGCGGGGATGGTAGCGTAAGCTGGCCTGAAGCCGGATTGAATGTTCGTTCCAAGGAATCAGACTGGGTAGATACCGATGTATTTTCCGTGTACAATGCCGACGGTACGGAGAATGTAGCTCCTCGGGCATGTGGTTTCCGCTTGCGTGGAAATACCAGTCAGGAGTTCCCGAAACTGCCGTTTGCGGTGAAGCTGGACAAAAAATGTGAAGTCTTGGGTATGCCGGAACACAAACGTTGGGTTTTGTTGGCCAACTGGATGGACCGTACCATGCTGCGTAATGCGGTGACTTTCGATATTGCCCATCGTACAGCCGATGCGGCTGCCGACGGCTTAGGCTGGAATCCTCGTGGAACCAGTGTGGAACTGGTCATCAACGGTCGTCATGTGGGCAATTATTATTTGTGTGAGCAGATTAAGATTGATGGTGACCGTGTGGATATTCAGGATTGTTATGAGGATGTGGTAGATGGAGGTAACGCAAATCCTTCGGTGGGAGAATGCGGGTACCTGCTCGAATTTGACGACGCAATGGACGAGGCAAACAATTTCCGTACCGACAGAGGATTGCCGTGTATGTTTAAGGATGAGGTTCCTCCAAGTTCTATCTATTACAATTATGTGAAAGAGAAGGTGGAAGGCATTGAGGCCAATCTGGAAAGCGGCAATTACACCGAAGCTTACAAAGACTTGGATATTAGTTCTGTCATTGATTATTTCTTTGTGCAGGAGTTGGTGCTCAATGACGAGTACAGACATCCGAAGAGTGTGTATATGTATATTGACGGCGAAGGCAAGTTGACAGCCGGTCCGGTATGGGATTTCGACTGGCAGACCTTTGTGGATTACGATCGTGTGGAAGCATTGAGAAAGCAATATGGCAATACACGTTCTTGCAGAAAACTCGATGAATGGCTGTATGGCGCATCAAAGCTAAGCTCTTGGGGTAATTATGAAAATGATCAGCCCTATATGTGGTATCCGTTGTTGTTCAAGGATGCTTCGTTCCGTCAGCAGGTGCAGCAACGTTGGCAGGTCATTTATCCGGCTTTGCTGGAAGTGACATCCACCATTGACAAGTTGGCTGTTCAAAACCGGACTTCAGATAAGTACAACACGACTATATGGTCTATGATGGAAGTAAAGGCTAATGCCAATTGGATGACGACATGGGTGGCATTCAACGGAGATGATGACTTGTCTTTTGAAGATGCGATGGAACTGATGAAACAGACCTATCTTACTCGTTTGAATTGGATGAATACCAGCATCACCAGCGGAAGTTTCGTGACGGATGCGGAATAA
- a CDS encoding tyrosine-protein kinase family protein, protein MQTTNSSNKNDQGLNLVDLFVYLASQWKWFLLSVLICGGIAWYNYARSPLVYFRSATVIIKDPSNKTSTSGLDRFDNIINKVNVANEILQFRSKKLMREVVQRIHAEVSYQVEDGLRMNELYTQSPVLVSFPDVLPEQSFSFTMTLKNEKTVSLSDFSGIAAAPRDVKLNDTVAISKGINVVVTATNYLQKEWLDTPIRVRKLPVEAMVNYYKNGLGIQQEEEESSILTLALKDSSPARAEDVLNTLITVYNEEAIKEKNQVAVNTANFISERLIIIERELGNVESDLESFKQQNQIVDISSSAGMYMSESQKYSSDALELETQIRLAGFIKNYLTDPSKETDLIPSNTGISDMNIENQISLYNAAKLKRDRLIDDSSVNNPVVKELNNSLHAMKQSIIRAVDNMIVSLDVKRNDAQNREMRAQSRVTAIPTKERKMLSIERQQKIKEALYLFLLNKREENALSQAMADNNARVIDGAEGSNAPISPKRDRILLLGVLVGIALPGVVFLGILFMDTRVHGRKDIEGATSVPYLGEIPLDKEALKDHGKNAFTVKEQGDDIVTEAFRILRTNMAFLAKKDKPMQVITFTSFNIGAGKTFIARNLAMSLAYMKKRVIIVDLDIRKGTLSRRFGHHHHKGMTNYLSDNTIQVDEIIQQKEQFDFIGSGPVAPNPAELLMDVRLDELMNELRRRYDYIIVDNVPVGLIADATIANRVTDLTIFVVRAGKLDRRQLPDIEQLYQEKKLKNMALVLNGANPERHGYGYGYGYGYGYGYGYGHEKKKK, encoded by the coding sequence ATGCAGACAACCAACTCTTCTAATAAAAACGACCAGGGACTCAACCTGGTGGATTTATTTGTCTATCTGGCTTCCCAGTGGAAATGGTTCTTGCTTTCCGTCCTGATTTGCGGAGGCATCGCCTGGTACAATTACGCCCGTTCGCCGCTGGTGTATTTCCGTTCGGCCACGGTCATCATCAAAGACCCGTCGAACAAGACTTCCACTTCCGGGCTGGACCGTTTTGACAATATCATCAACAAGGTGAATGTGGCCAATGAAATCTTGCAGTTCCGCTCCAAGAAACTGATGCGTGAGGTGGTGCAGCGCATACATGCCGAGGTGAGCTATCAGGTGGAGGACGGCTTGCGCATGAACGAGCTTTACACGCAGTCGCCCGTGCTGGTCAGTTTCCCGGATGTGCTGCCGGAGCAGAGCTTCTCGTTCACGATGACCCTGAAAAACGAGAAGACGGTTTCCTTGTCCGACTTTTCGGGCATCGCCGCCGCTCCCCGTGACGTGAAATTGAACGACACGGTGGCCATCAGTAAAGGAATAAACGTGGTGGTGACGGCGACGAACTATTTGCAGAAGGAGTGGCTGGACACACCGATACGCGTGCGGAAACTTCCGGTAGAGGCAATGGTGAACTACTATAAAAACGGGTTGGGCATCCAGCAGGAAGAGGAAGAATCTTCCATCCTGACACTGGCCCTGAAAGACAGTTCGCCGGCCCGTGCGGAGGATGTGCTGAACACCCTGATTACGGTGTACAACGAAGAAGCCATCAAGGAAAAGAACCAGGTGGCAGTGAATACCGCCAATTTCATCAGTGAGCGTCTGATTATCATCGAACGCGAGCTGGGCAATGTGGAATCCGACCTGGAATCGTTCAAGCAGCAGAACCAGATTGTGGACATCTCTTCTTCGGCAGGCATGTACATGAGCGAGTCGCAGAAATACAGCTCGGATGCCTTGGAACTGGAGACGCAGATTCGGTTGGCGGGCTTTATCAAGAACTACCTGACCGACCCCAGCAAGGAAACCGACCTGATTCCGTCGAATACGGGTATCAGCGACATGAACATCGAGAACCAGATTAGTCTGTACAATGCGGCCAAGCTGAAGCGTGACCGTCTGATAGACGACAGCAGCGTGAACAACCCCGTGGTGAAGGAGCTGAACAACTCCTTGCATGCCATGAAGCAGAGCATCATCCGGGCGGTAGACAACATGATTGTGAGTCTGGACGTGAAGCGCAACGATGCGCAGAACCGCGAGATGCGGGCACAGAGCCGTGTGACGGCCATCCCGACCAAGGAAAGAAAGATGCTGTCTATCGAACGCCAGCAGAAAATCAAGGAGGCACTTTATCTGTTCCTGCTGAACAAGCGGGAAGAGAATGCGCTTTCGCAGGCCATGGCCGACAACAATGCCCGCGTGATAGACGGGGCAGAGGGCAGCAACGCACCTATCTCTCCCAAGCGGGACCGTATCCTGCTGCTGGGCGTGCTGGTTGGCATCGCCTTGCCGGGAGTGGTTTTCCTGGGCATCCTCTTCATGGATACGCGGGTACACGGACGGAAAGACATCGAAGGTGCCACTTCCGTGCCTTATCTGGGCGAAATCCCGCTGGACAAGGAGGCTTTGAAAGATCATGGAAAGAATGCCTTTACCGTGAAAGAGCAGGGGGATGACATCGTGACCGAGGCTTTCCGTATTCTGCGTACCAACATGGCGTTTCTGGCCAAGAAAGACAAGCCGATGCAGGTCATCACCTTTACCTCGTTCAACATTGGTGCCGGAAAGACCTTCATTGCCCGCAACCTGGCCATGAGTCTGGCTTACATGAAGAAGCGGGTCATTATCGTCGACCTAGATATCCGTAAGGGGACATTGAGCCGGAGATTTGGGCATCACCACCATAAAGGGATGACCAACTACTTGTCGGACAATACCATTCAGGTGGACGAAATCATCCAGCAAAAGGAGCAGTTCGACTTTATCGGTTCGGGTCCGGTAGCGCCCAACCCTGCCGAACTGCTGATGGACGTACGGCTGGACGAGCTGATGAACGAGCTGCGCCGCCGCTACGACTACATCATTGTGGACAATGTGCCGGTAGGGCTGATTGCCGATGCCACGATTGCCAACCGTGTGACCGACCTGACCATTTTCGTGGTACGTGCCGGCAAGCTGGACCGCCGCCAGCTGCCCGACATCGAACAGCTGTATCAGGAAAAGAAGCTGAAGAATATGGCTTTGGTGCTGAACGGGGCTAATCCGGAACGTCACGGGTATGGCTACGGGTACGGATATGGTTACGGGTATGGTTATGGATACGGGCATGAAAAAAAGAAAAAGTGA
- a CDS encoding PqqD family protein, whose amino-acid sequence MEQNKLGIRKGLQLRKIGNRYMIVDACENNVNLSHVYSLNGTAAWMWERLAEGVSSPDELTDRLCEDYQVERERAFHDVENQLAEWRQFGLVVTESE is encoded by the coding sequence ATGGAGCAGAATAAGTTGGGAATACGAAAAGGGTTGCAGTTGCGGAAGATTGGCAACCGTTACATGATTGTGGATGCGTGTGAGAATAATGTGAACCTGAGCCACGTGTACAGCCTGAATGGTACGGCGGCATGGATGTGGGAACGGCTGGCGGAAGGTGTATCTTCGCCGGATGAGCTCACCGACCGGCTGTGTGAGGACTATCAGGTGGAACGGGAAAGGGCTTTTCACGACGTGGAAAACCAGCTGGCGGAATGGCGGCAGTTCGGACTGGTGGTGACTGAATCCGAATAG